TTTTCGGCGCGGGCTTGGGCTCGACTTTCGTGGTCGCCATCGGTGTCCTTGGGTTCCAGATAATGGATTTGGGATTGTGGGCTGTACGATACCCGCGCTGTCCGGCTATTGTAAATCGGCGCGCGACGCGGACGATATACTCACCTTGTAATGATCAAGATCAATCGCTCTATCCCGGCAGACAAGATCAAGCTGGTCATCTTCGACCTCGATGGCACGCTGGTGGATTCGCGCCTCGACCTGGCCAACTCCATCAATGCCATGCTGAAACACTTTGGCAAAGCGGAGCTGCCCTGCGACGTGATCGCCGGCTACATCGGCGATGGCGCTCCCATGCTCGTCCGGCGCGCGCTGTGCGATCCCGACGATGAGGCGTTCGTGGAAGAAGGGCTCGATTATTTTCTCGGCTACTACCGCGAGCACAAGCTCGACAACACGTACGTCTACGAAGGCGTGAAGGAAGCGCTGGCGGCGATCGCGCAGTCGGCGAACGGCGCTGCGCGCAGGATGGCGGTGCTGACCAACAAGCCGGTGCGTCCCTCGCAGGTGATCGTGGACGCGCTTGGCCTGGGCGGCTTCTTCGTGCAGGTCTATGGCGGCAACAGTTTTCACACCAAGAAGCCCGACCCGCAGGGCGCGCATGCGCTGCTCGATGAGAATGGCGTGCAGCCGCAAGAAGCGGTGATGGTCGGCGATTCGGAGATCGATGTGCTCACCGCGCGCAACGCCGGCATGTATTCCATCGGACTGAGCTACGGCTTCGCGCCGCATACCCTCGTGACCGTCCCACCGGACGTGCTGGTGGATACGCCGCAAGAGCTGGCGCAGGTGCTCGCGCCTCAGCATGGGTAACGATAAGGATGAGAACTTCGGATTGACGAAGGGCGAGCTGCGCAAGCTGCGCGCGCTCAAGACGCCCGGCGGCATCCAGCGCTACCTTGACGCGCTGCCCTACCACCTCGCGCCCACGGCATGGTCGCCGCAGCGCGTGCTGCGCGAGGGCACGGCGCACTGCCTCGAGGGCGCGATTTTTGCGGCCGCGGCGCTGCGCGCCATCGAGTATCCGGCACTCATCTTCGACCTGGAAGCCGAGCACGATACCGACCACGTGATGGCCATCTTCCAGGTCCGCGGGCACTGGGGCGCGATCGCGAAATCCAATTGGGCGGGCTGTCGCGGTCGCGATCCCGTCTTTCGCAACCTGCGCGAGCTGGCGATGAGCTACTTCAACCTCTATTGCAATCGCCGGCGCGAGCGCACCCTACGGACGTATTCGCGTCCCGTAAACCTGGCGCGCTTCGACCGCCGGCACTGGATGGTAGCCAAAGACGTGTGGTTCATCGCCGAGTATCTCTGCGACATCCCGCACACCAGGCTGTTGCAGCCGGGCATGAAGAAACACCTCACGCGCGTGGACGAACGCCTGTTCAAGGCCGAGCTGACCGGACATCGCTGGAAGTAGCCCGCCGAAGTCGCGCGCGCGCGTGCCGTATAATAGAGGATTGCCCACACGCCGATCTTCGGCTCTGTGACGCCTCTCCCTAAGCGCGAGAGGCAGGGTGAAGCGCGTCACGGTCACCGCAGAGCGGCGCTGCCTAGCGGTTTTCACGAATCAATGGACTTTAAACTCCAATCCGATTACACGCCGCAAGGCGATCAGGCGCGCGCCATCGAGCAGCTCGTTCGCGGACTCGCCGACGGCGAGAAGCACCAGGTGCTGCTCGGCGTCACTGGCTCGGGCAAGACCTTCACCATGGCGAAGATCATCGAGCAGCTGAAGAAGCCGGCGCTCGTGCTCGCGCACAACAAGACACTCGCCGCGCAGCTCTACCACGAGTTCAAGAGTTTCTTTCCCAGCAATGCGGTCGAGTACTTTG
This region of Acidobacteriota bacterium genomic DNA includes:
- a CDS encoding HAD-IA family hydrolase is translated as MIKINRSIPADKIKLVIFDLDGTLVDSRLDLANSINAMLKHFGKAELPCDVIAGYIGDGAPMLVRRALCDPDDEAFVEEGLDYFLGYYREHKLDNTYVYEGVKEALAAIAQSANGAARRMAVLTNKPVRPSQVIVDALGLGGFFVQVYGGNSFHTKKPDPQGAHALLDENGVQPQEAVMVGDSEIDVLTARNAGMYSIGLSYGFAPHTLVTVPPDVLVDTPQELAQVLAPQHG